One window of Papaver somniferum cultivar HN1 chromosome 9, ASM357369v1, whole genome shotgun sequence genomic DNA carries:
- the LOC113312842 gene encoding uncharacterized protein LOC113312842 has product MLPEKKSGEKLEKQYDENYAKWVAFNGEWEALCWSLTEEEYYLNLGGFIAHWDTPDYPGVVSYVLRQWLEPYKERFVYAYTNQYKHLGNAMENYFKRDIDRIKEKFQKSRIFKMKGKYADNPLFKGIHYNVSRQCMKLLIIELELIDKWETKADEVCVCNMKKSMGLPCRHMIINYEHGVIPLSDIDPFCMHLSFIPPPKEEEAEEEFGDNEMGRTVLEMYRGMNKLQKQIFWDDMRKIIYLQTQENVYEPAKGKPKDVKVEAPNKDYLNEIPLYIRDYVISTDGVPPDGNYGFHVVNQQLGPFIEGAKRYNGCAITHIRQRLLSKLKENPAFYKTMLWDREGSINEEFVRYPRRLHGGHPITSDYWMSMPICGHLIADAFNCMVHYFSKHASFTFTPKTTLCVEKLKLRRCVMALVNNNHFIGLRLKPDCPLPPICATSYWPAFNADRMLGWCIMYEPNMEMWNALKKSEEIVHESQI; this is encoded by the exons ATGCTACCGGAAAAAAAGAGCGGAGAGAAACTTGAAAAACAATACGATGAAAATTACGCTAAATGGGTTGCATTCAACGGTGAATGGGAAGCATTGTGTTGGTCGCttaccgaggaagagtattatctaaatcttggGGGTTTTATTGCCCATTGGGATACTCCCGATTACCCCGGTGTTGTATCGTATGTTCTTCGCCAATGGTTGGAACCATACAAAGAGAGGTTCGTTTATGCCTATACCAACCAATATAAACACTTGGGGAATGCTATGGAAAATTACTTCAAGCGCGACATTGATAGAAtcaaagagaagttccaaaaaagccgTATATTTAAAATGAAAGGAAAATATGCCGACAACCCATTGTTCAAGGGGATTCATTACAACGTATCTCGGCAatgtatgaagttgttgattatagAACTCGAGTTGATTGATAAGTGGGAAACCAAGGCGGATGAGGTGTGTGTATGTAACATGAAGAAGTCTATGGGACTACCTTGTCGCCATATGATAATCAACTATGAGCATGGTGTAATCCCTTTAAGcgacattgatccattttgtatgCATCTAAGTTTCATCCCTCCTCCAAAGGAAGAAGAAGCCGAAGAAGAGTTTGGTGATAATGAAATGGGTAGAACCGTACTAGAGATGTATCGTGGCATGAACAAGCTCCAAAAacaaatcttttgggatgacatgaggAAAATCATATATCTACAAACGCAAGAGAATGTCTATGAACCGGCAAAAGGCAAACCGAAAG ACGTGAAGGTTGAGGCTCCAAATAAAGACTATTTGAATGAGATACCTCTATACATTAGAGACTATGTTATTTCCACCGACGGCGTTCCTCCGGATGGTAATTATGGTTTTCATGTTGTGAATCAACaacttgggcctttcatcgaaggtgcGAAGCGATATAATGGGTGTGCAATCACTCATATAAGGCAAAGGTTGTTGTccaaactaaaggagaatccggccttttacaagacaatgttgtgGGATCGTGAAGGTAGTATCAATGAGGAATTTGTTAGGTATCCACGTCGTCTTCATGGGGGTCATCCGATTACGTCGGATTATTGGATGAGCATGCCTATATGTGGACACTTAATCGCCGATGCATTCAATTGTATGGTTCATTATTTCTCAAAACATGCAAGTTTCACCTTCACGCCGAAAACAACCTTATGTGTCGAGAAACTCAAACTAAGGAGATGTGTGATGGCATTGGTTAACAACAACCACTTTATAGGCCTCCGGTTAAAACCCGATTGTCCATTGCCTCCAATATGTGCAACCTCTTATTGGCCTGCATTTAATGCGGATAGAATGTTGGGTTGGTGTATCATGTACGAGcctaacatggagatgtggaatgCTTTGAAGAAGTCGGAAGAAATTGTGCATGAAAGTCAAATTTGA
- the LOC113310179 gene encoding protein TRAUCO-like isoform X2 yields MENLITTYKDDDDTDDTSSNNNNHVPSDNLTPNETLTPISEAMVTEKNENSSPKQEVKEETEISTEMSEDVELTEDENLTQNQQLSSEKVTTTLSDDEDEEDDANVINSPRKKRRSLASFTDNDQLTAVITSNQVEEEDEEEEEGEEEESKKLEQIPLPSLTAPTVKKPKKKISKANSVWTKPTSRKGKKKNKSNGNGNGSWNCNGNNNGNHHNVVSAAEDTVLITPIPRFPDKNDDSVDMKICLSKVYKAEKVELTDDRVSAGSSKGYRMVRATRGVVEGAWYFEIKVVNLGETGHTRLGWSTDKGDLQAPVGYDGYSFGYRDVDGSIIHKALREKYGEEGYVEGDVIGCYINLPQGGLYAPKPVHLFWYKGQKYSSTLEAKDKEEVAKVEVRYASSKMEYFKESLSRICPGDATTLLLLCTRSLTNQTVWSGSILALILNFSPKNLKIVRYPLR; encoded by the exons ATGGAAAATTTGATAACAACGTACAAAGACGATGACGATACAGATGATACTTCTAGTAACAACAACAATCATGTTCCAAGTGATAATCTCACTCCCAACGAAACCCTAACGCCTATTTCTGAAGCCATGGTCACCGAAAAAAACGAAAATTCTTCCCCGAAACAAGAAGTTAAAGAAGAAACCGAAATCTCAACAGAGATGAGCGAGGATGTCGAATTAACTGAAGATGAAAACCTAACTCAGAATCAGCAATTATCCTCTGAAAAAGTTACAACTACTCTGTCagacgacgaagatgaagaagatgatgctaATGTGATAAATAGCCCTAGAAAAAAGAGAAGATCTCTTGCTTCGTTCACAGATAATGATCAATTAACTGCTGTAATCACATCTAATCAagtagaagaagaggatgaagaggaagaagaaggagaagaagaagaatcaaagaaATTGGAACAGATTCCTCTTCCATCATTGACAGCACCAACAGTGAAGAAACCTAAGAAGAAAATAAGCAAAGCTAATAGCGTTTGGACAAAACCAACATCAAGAAAGggtaaaaagaagaataaatctaATGGTAATGGCAATGGGAGTTGGAATTGCAACGGAAACAACAATGGTAATCATCATAATGTGGTTTCTGCAGCTGAAGATACTGTTTTGATTACTCCGATTCCTCGATTTCCTGATAAGAATGATGATTCAGTAGACATGAAGATATGCCTATCTAAGGTGTACAAAGCTGAGAAAGTTGAACTAACTGATGATAGAGTATCAGCTGGAAGTTCTAAAGGGTATAGAATGGTTAGGGCAACAAGAGGGGTCGTTGAAGGAGCTTggtattttgaaattaaggttgtAAACCTTGGGGAGACTGGACATACCAGATTAGGTTGGTCTACTGATAAAGGAGATTTACAGGCACCTGTTGGGTACGATGGATATAGTTTTGGGTATAGAGATGTGGATGGAAGTATAATTCACAAAGCTCTTAGGGAGAAATACGGGGAAGAAGGTTACGTCGAAGGTGATGTAATAGGCTGTTACATTAATCTGCCTCAGGGAGGTTTATATGCTCCAAAACCAGTGCATTTATTTTGGTATAAAGGCCAGAAATATTCTTCAACACTGGAGGCGAAGGATAAGGAAGAGGTGGCCAAAGTG GAAGTGAGATATGCTTCTTCAAAAATGGAATATTTCAAGGAGTCGCTTTCAAGGATCTGCCCGGGGGACGCTACTACCCTGCTGCTTCTATGTACACGCTCCCTAACCAACCAAACTGTGTGGTCAGGTTCAATTTTGgccctgattttgaatttttcccCCAAGAATTTGAAGATCGTCCGATACCCACTGCGATGA
- the LOC113310179 gene encoding protein TRAUCO-like isoform X1 encodes MENLITTYKDDDDTDDTSSNNNNHVPSDNLTPNETLTPISEAMVTEKNENSSPKQEVKEETEISTEMSEDVELTEDENLTQNQQLSSEKVTTTLSDDEDEEDDANVINSPRKKRRSLASFTDNDQLTAVITSNQVEEEDEEEEEGEEEESKKLEQIPLPSLTAPTVKKPKKKISKANSVWTKPTSRKGKKKNKSNGNGNGSWNCNGNNNGNHHNVVSAAEDTVLITPIPRFPDKNDDSVDMKICLSKVYKAEKVELTDDRVSAGSSKGYRMVRATRGVVEGAWYFEIKVVNLGETGHTRLGWSTDKGDLQAPVGYDGYSFGYRDVDGSIIHKALREKYGEEGYVEGDVIGCYINLPQGGLYAPKPVHLFWYKGQKYSSTLEAKDKEEVAKVVPGSEICFFKNGIFQGVAFKDLPGGRYYPAASMYTLPNQPNCVVRFNFGPDFEFFPQEFEDRPIPTAMIEVPYQQVEARVENGESVEK; translated from the exons ATGGAAAATTTGATAACAACGTACAAAGACGATGACGATACAGATGATACTTCTAGTAACAACAACAATCATGTTCCAAGTGATAATCTCACTCCCAACGAAACCCTAACGCCTATTTCTGAAGCCATGGTCACCGAAAAAAACGAAAATTCTTCCCCGAAACAAGAAGTTAAAGAAGAAACCGAAATCTCAACAGAGATGAGCGAGGATGTCGAATTAACTGAAGATGAAAACCTAACTCAGAATCAGCAATTATCCTCTGAAAAAGTTACAACTACTCTGTCagacgacgaagatgaagaagatgatgctaATGTGATAAATAGCCCTAGAAAAAAGAGAAGATCTCTTGCTTCGTTCACAGATAATGATCAATTAACTGCTGTAATCACATCTAATCAagtagaagaagaggatgaagaggaagaagaaggagaagaagaagaatcaaagaaATTGGAACAGATTCCTCTTCCATCATTGACAGCACCAACAGTGAAGAAACCTAAGAAGAAAATAAGCAAAGCTAATAGCGTTTGGACAAAACCAACATCAAGAAAGggtaaaaagaagaataaatctaATGGTAATGGCAATGGGAGTTGGAATTGCAACGGAAACAACAATGGTAATCATCATAATGTGGTTTCTGCAGCTGAAGATACTGTTTTGATTACTCCGATTCCTCGATTTCCTGATAAGAATGATGATTCAGTAGACATGAAGATATGCCTATCTAAGGTGTACAAAGCTGAGAAAGTTGAACTAACTGATGATAGAGTATCAGCTGGAAGTTCTAAAGGGTATAGAATGGTTAGGGCAACAAGAGGGGTCGTTGAAGGAGCTTggtattttgaaattaaggttgtAAACCTTGGGGAGACTGGACATACCAGATTAGGTTGGTCTACTGATAAAGGAGATTTACAGGCACCTGTTGGGTACGATGGATATAGTTTTGGGTATAGAGATGTGGATGGAAGTATAATTCACAAAGCTCTTAGGGAGAAATACGGGGAAGAAGGTTACGTCGAAGGTGATGTAATAGGCTGTTACATTAATCTGCCTCAGGGAGGTTTATATGCTCCAAAACCAGTGCATTTATTTTGGTATAAAGGCCAGAAATATTCTTCAACACTGGAGGCGAAGGATAAGGAAGAGGTGGCCAAAGTGGTACCTG GAAGTGAGATATGCTTCTTCAAAAATGGAATATTTCAAGGAGTCGCTTTCAAGGATCTGCCCGGGGGACGCTACTACCCTGCTGCTTCTATGTACACGCTCCCTAACCAACCAAACTGTGTGGTCAGGTTCAATTTTGgccctgattttgaatttttcccCCAAGAATTTGAAGATCGTCCGATACCCACTGCGATGATTGAAGTTCCTTATCAACAAGTTGAAGCTAGAGTAGAGAACGGTGAATCGGTTGAGAAATAA